The following proteins are encoded in a genomic region of Bernardetia sp. MNP-M8:
- a CDS encoding alpha/beta hydrolase, whose amino-acid sequence MNEFQNLLQKYTNQHSRFLSVDGALIHYRIEGKGEPLVLLHGAFSSLHTFEEWTKRLSKKYQIIRLDLPGFALTGSVPDDDYSMKRHLHYLNSFLEILGIKKFYLGGSSLGGWVAWEYALHYPKKVQKLILLDAAGFMDAQSIPLPFKMARTPFFGRVIKYVIQHNVLEQFVREVYYNQSKITPQMIERYYELFTRDGNPEAFLLLVNNKHKENTKNLKNLAMPVLIMWGREDRWIPVRNAHRFHELIPQNRMLIYERVGHLPMEEAPVQTSKAVVKFLSEEF is encoded by the coding sequence GTGAACGAATTCCAAAATCTTCTACAAAAATATACAAACCAACATTCACGTTTTTTGAGTGTTGATGGTGCGCTTATTCATTATCGAATTGAGGGCAAAGGCGAACCTCTTGTTTTGCTACATGGCGCTTTTTCTTCTCTACATACTTTTGAAGAATGGACAAAACGGCTTTCTAAAAAATATCAGATTATTCGTTTGGATTTACCTGGGTTTGCCCTTACAGGAAGTGTTCCTGATGATGATTATTCAATGAAAAGACATTTACATTATCTAAATAGTTTCTTAGAGATATTAGGAATAAAGAAATTTTACTTAGGTGGTAGTTCTTTAGGTGGTTGGGTCGCTTGGGAGTATGCGCTTCATTATCCTAAAAAAGTGCAGAAACTAATCCTTTTAGATGCAGCAGGCTTTATGGATGCTCAAAGTATTCCCTTACCTTTCAAAATGGCTCGTACACCATTTTTTGGACGTGTAATAAAGTATGTTATTCAACATAATGTTTTGGAGCAGTTTGTAAGAGAGGTATATTATAATCAGTCCAAAATTACGCCTCAAATGATAGAGCGTTACTACGAACTTTTTACTAGAGATGGAAATCCAGAAGCATTTTTGTTACTTGTAAATAATAAACACAAAGAAAATACAAAGAACCTCAAAAATTTGGCAATGCCTGTTTTGATAATGTGGGGACGTGAAGACCGTTGGATTCCTGTTCGTAATGCACACCGTTTTCATGAGCTGATTCCACAAAATAGAATGCTAATTTACGAGCGTGTTGGGCATTTGCCAATGGAAGAAGCTCCTGTTCAGACAAGCAAAGCTGTTGTAAAGTTTCTGAGTGAGGAGTTTTAA
- a CDS encoding carbamoyltransferase translates to MYILGLNAYHGDSSACILKDGKLIAATEEERIRRIKHWAGFPTEAIKFCLKEAGISIEDVDYITISRNPSSNLYKKIIFAASKMISYDAIKSRLQNSKKIGGVKQELAKAFQINEKSIKAEVKNIEHHRSHLASAFFPSDFDEAALLSIDAFGDFTSTMTGTGKGNQITVLDQVNYPHSIGEFYTTLTRYLGFPKYGDEYKVMGLAPYGEPVYLEQFRDIIKFKSNGLFELNLDYFRHDKDGVTMSWEGGEPHVDTPISPLLEEKFGKMRTKDEPLTQHHINLATSIQRITEETIFHILNHLHKKTGLDNLCVAGGVAQNSVANGKILQNTPFKKVYVPSAGHDAGTALGSALYFYNHELKKPRIEPIWDAYTGSNYSDTEIETILKHEKSTKEIAKDIQYSVLNDEELYKTVTDAILDAGVIGWFQGSAEFGPRALGNRSILVDPRRTDAKELLNEKIKRRESFRPFAPSILEEYVEEYFEGADKVPFMEKVYPIKKEKHEVIPAVTHVDGTGRLQTVSASTNPRYHRLIDTFREQTGVPVLLNTSFNENEPIVNTPQEALDCFLRTKMDILVLGNIVVRRK, encoded by the coding sequence ATGTACATTTTAGGTCTTAATGCTTATCACGGAGATTCTTCTGCTTGTATTCTTAAAGATGGAAAATTAATCGCTGCTACTGAAGAAGAACGTATCAGACGCATTAAACACTGGGCTGGGTTTCCAACAGAGGCAATTAAATTTTGTCTGAAAGAAGCTGGTATTTCTATTGAAGATGTAGATTATATTACAATTTCTCGTAATCCTTCATCCAATTTATATAAAAAAATTATCTTTGCTGCCAGCAAAATGATTAGTTATGATGCTATAAAAAGTCGTCTTCAAAACTCAAAAAAAATAGGAGGAGTAAAACAAGAATTAGCAAAAGCATTTCAAATAAACGAAAAAAGCATAAAAGCAGAAGTCAAAAATATTGAACATCATCGCTCTCATTTGGCAAGTGCCTTTTTTCCATCAGATTTTGATGAAGCTGCTTTACTTTCTATTGATGCCTTTGGAGATTTTACTTCTACTATGACAGGAACAGGTAAAGGCAACCAAATTACTGTTCTTGACCAAGTCAATTATCCACATTCGATAGGTGAATTTTATACCACACTTACTCGTTATTTAGGTTTTCCAAAATATGGAGACGAATATAAAGTAATGGGACTTGCTCCTTATGGTGAGCCTGTTTATTTAGAACAGTTTAGAGATATAATAAAATTCAAATCCAACGGACTTTTTGAACTCAATTTAGATTATTTCAGACACGATAAAGATGGTGTTACGATGTCTTGGGAAGGTGGCGAACCTCATGTAGATACACCTATATCACCACTTTTAGAAGAAAAGTTTGGTAAAATGCGTACTAAAGATGAACCTCTTACACAGCATCATATCAATTTGGCTACTTCTATTCAACGCATTACAGAAGAAACAATTTTTCATATTCTAAATCATTTGCACAAAAAAACAGGTTTGGATAATTTGTGTGTAGCTGGTGGAGTAGCTCAAAACTCAGTAGCCAATGGAAAAATTTTGCAAAATACGCCTTTCAAAAAAGTGTATGTTCCAAGTGCAGGACATGACGCAGGAACAGCTTTGGGTTCGGCATTGTATTTTTATAATCATGAACTAAAGAAACCTAGAATAGAACCAATTTGGGATGCTTATACAGGAAGTAATTATTCGGATACAGAAATAGAGACAATTCTAAAACACGAAAAATCAACGAAAGAAATAGCAAAAGACATTCAGTATTCAGTTTTGAATGATGAGGAATTATATAAAACAGTTACAGATGCTATTCTTGACGCTGGTGTAATTGGTTGGTTTCAAGGAAGTGCAGAATTTGGACCTAGAGCGTTGGGCAATCGTTCAATTTTGGTCGACCCAAGAAGAACAGATGCAAAAGAATTATTGAACGAAAAAATAAAACGCAGAGAAAGTTTCCGTCCTTTTGCTCCTTCTATTTTAGAAGAATATGTAGAAGAATATTTTGAAGGTGCTGACAAAGTTCCATTTATGGAAAAGGTCTATCCTATCAAAAAAGAAAAACATGAGGTGATTCCTGCTGTTACTCATGTTGATGGAACAGGACGTTTACAAACTGTTAGTGCAAGCACAAATCCACGTTATCATAGACTCATTGATACTTTTAGAGAACAAACAGGTGTTCCAGTTCTTCTAAATACTTCTTTTAATGAAAATGAACCTATTGTAAATACGCCACAAGAAGCATTAGATTGTTTTTTACGTACCAAAATGGATATTCTTGTATTGGGAAATATTGTTGTGAGGAGAAAATAA
- a CDS encoding acyltransferase, translating into MKNPITIKNRNIGIDILRGFSILFVILLHLNIRFGYSTTFLKEILPKKLFSLIFWNGMYGVVIFFTLSGYLITKSVIAKWGAVSQIDVKKFYFFRFARIIPLLFTLIFILSCFHIFQIDGFVINPNKASLARCVFAALTFHINWLEIQVGYLPASWDVLWSISIEEVFYLLFPIICFFIRNKWQLFFLLIFFMCLSPYARIYFYEGNELASKGYFAYFDAITFGCFMAVIADQITFQKWLLRIFCLVGLSLILFIIYYKKIVYDLGLVDLGLNITILSVGVSFLLLWLHNHHKMGKEKDYLAFRWLKSMGVYSYEIYLTHMFVVIFGVQIYKYLELSSNYLIPYSLLLILLSYFLGRIIFNYFSEPLNNWLRRKF; encoded by the coding sequence TTGAAAAATCCCATTACTATAAAGAATAGAAATATTGGAATAGATATTTTGAGAGGATTTTCTATTTTGTTTGTTATTCTCTTGCATCTCAATATTCGTTTTGGTTATTCTACCACTTTTCTAAAAGAAATTTTGCCTAAAAAGCTATTTTCTCTTATTTTTTGGAATGGAATGTATGGAGTAGTTATTTTCTTTACTCTATCAGGATATTTGATCACAAAATCGGTAATAGCAAAATGGGGAGCAGTCTCACAAATTGATGTGAAAAAATTTTATTTTTTTCGCTTTGCCCGTATAATTCCTCTGCTTTTTACATTGATCTTCATTCTTTCCTGTTTTCATATTTTTCAAATAGATGGTTTTGTAATAAATCCTAACAAAGCTTCTCTAGCTCGTTGTGTATTTGCTGCACTTACATTTCATATCAACTGGCTTGAAATACAGGTAGGTTATCTTCCTGCGAGTTGGGACGTATTATGGTCTATTTCTATTGAAGAAGTATTTTACCTACTCTTTCCTATTATTTGTTTTTTTATAAGAAATAAATGGCAACTTTTCTTTCTTTTGATTTTCTTTATGTGTCTTTCGCCGTATGCTAGAATATATTTCTATGAAGGAAACGAGTTAGCTTCTAAAGGCTATTTTGCTTATTTCGATGCTATCACTTTTGGCTGTTTCATGGCTGTTATAGCTGACCAAATCACCTTTCAGAAGTGGCTTTTACGTATTTTTTGTTTGGTAGGTTTATCTCTAATACTATTTATTATTTACTATAAAAAGATTGTTTACGACTTAGGTTTAGTAGATTTAGGACTAAATATCACAATTCTTTCAGTAGGAGTTTCTTTTCTTTTACTTTGGCTTCATAATCATCATAAAATGGGAAAAGAAAAAGATTACTTAGCTTTTAGATGGCTCAAAAGTATGGGTGTTTATAGTTATGAAATTTATCTGACACACATGTTTGTCGTAATTTTTGGTGTTCAGATTTATAAATATCTTGAATTAAGTAGCAATTATTTAATTCCTTACTCGTTGCTCTTAATTTTACTTTCTTATTTTTTGGGTAGAATAATCTTCAATTATTTTTCTGAACCTTTGAATAATTGGCTAAGAAGAAAATTTTGA
- a CDS encoding DUF3160 domain-containing protein, producing the protein MKKNIIFLQIFVFSLCVVVFSSCGDTKPIKENNTPDTTSVSTNPELERDSTQYKDNNAISYQKDLLKGDYYNIDLNQDLTTKSLEELRLLRNALVARKGYLFMNADLRGFFSAQGWYDSLMMKRWEAEEYDDKVMPLELSAEESIFAEKIKVLEEAKKQENYIEVNGKTVPNINNVINLWQYENVDEQFLNKIAQNGFAIVPNDNIQFFHVYEENDYRQTPHFVTNDMYLQLFHMYFMYVLRTLEEENFAPMLTNLCEGLYKANYNLAQSETDPELKKAAEWNSTYFAIALHLLNQKNKPVIEAHKEFYKQEIENVLAESDETSEFLDYQDTKFAYSLFKPRGHYTRKKTLQNYFRAMIWIQTVPQCLDKDEHLRRMALNAHFLNTEKSAQGKSLIQLYKGILEPTTFLIGEPDNLSALNIVNLLGEIGIQSPQTLTQKAPLETLRTKLATLAKNLNKIKPEIEKTCPDKINLMPQRYLVDNEILQRLVDIKEGQPSKRPFPKGLDVFAAFGNQAAQKNLVEVYDEKNNWKEYMPRLEGLQAKLKDYNEWDEAVYNKWIYTLLGSFEYDKRTPAHLKSEMWDLKTLNTSLASWAELKHDAILYAEQPMAAECGGDGPPNPYTVAYVEPNTVFWKRLLELVDLNKKLLQKHNLFKPFEGKTTQMREQIEFLGKISEKQLARQKVTEQEYRELEYIGGAVEMFTLSIIDNQLSYLDSWENVTGTDKSIAVVADIYTNNVDTQKAGILHVGVGKVNDIFVIVEIDGYLYLTRGATFGYHEFVKDPNTRLNDEEWQKILETDEKPSLPKFLNPILYKGEQKPKSNEKVMYSSGC; encoded by the coding sequence ATGAAAAAAAATATAATTTTCCTGCAAATTTTTGTCTTTAGTCTTTGTGTGGTTGTTTTTTCTTCGTGTGGCGATACCAAACCCATCAAAGAAAACAATACTCCTGATACTACCTCTGTATCAACTAATCCTGAGCTAGAAAGAGATAGTACTCAATATAAAGATAATAATGCGATTTCTTATCAAAAAGACCTTCTAAAGGGTGATTATTACAATATTGACCTTAACCAAGATTTGACTACCAAATCGTTAGAAGAACTTCGCTTGCTTAGAAATGCACTTGTAGCAAGGAAAGGTTATTTATTTATGAATGCTGATTTACGTGGTTTTTTTAGCGCACAAGGGTGGTATGATTCCTTGATGATGAAACGTTGGGAAGCCGAAGAATATGATGATAAAGTAATGCCCCTTGAACTAAGTGCTGAAGAAAGTATTTTTGCAGAAAAAATAAAGGTTTTGGAAGAAGCTAAAAAGCAAGAAAATTATATTGAAGTAAATGGAAAAACAGTTCCTAATATTAACAATGTTATCAATCTTTGGCAATATGAAAATGTAGATGAGCAGTTTTTGAATAAAATAGCTCAAAATGGTTTTGCAATTGTTCCAAATGATAATATTCAGTTTTTTCATGTATATGAAGAAAATGATTATCGTCAAACCCCACATTTTGTAACAAATGATATGTATTTACAGCTCTTTCATATGTATTTTATGTATGTTTTGAGAACCTTAGAAGAAGAAAATTTTGCTCCTATGCTCACTAATCTTTGTGAGGGATTGTATAAGGCAAACTATAATTTAGCACAATCAGAAACAGACCCAGAACTCAAAAAAGCAGCCGAGTGGAACTCTACTTATTTCGCTATTGCACTTCATTTATTAAACCAAAAAAATAAGCCTGTCATTGAAGCACATAAAGAATTTTACAAACAAGAAATTGAAAACGTACTAGCAGAAAGTGATGAGACATCAGAGTTTTTAGATTATCAAGATACAAAATTTGCATATAGTCTTTTCAAACCTCGTGGACATTATACACGCAAAAAAACATTGCAAAATTATTTTCGTGCTATGATTTGGATTCAGACTGTTCCCCAGTGTTTGGATAAAGATGAACATTTGCGTAGAATGGCTCTCAATGCTCACTTTTTGAATACTGAAAAATCAGCACAAGGAAAATCATTGATTCAACTTTATAAAGGAATTTTAGAACCCACTACTTTTTTGATTGGTGAACCTGATAATCTTTCAGCTCTCAATATTGTCAATCTTTTGGGCGAAATTGGTATTCAATCGCCTCAAACACTTACACAAAAAGCTCCTTTAGAGACTCTTAGAACTAAATTAGCAACATTAGCAAAAAACTTAAATAAAATAAAACCTGAAATAGAAAAAACTTGTCCTGACAAAATCAATCTGATGCCTCAACGCTATTTAGTAGATAATGAAATCTTGCAAAGGTTGGTAGATATAAAAGAAGGACAGCCTTCAAAACGTCCTTTTCCAAAAGGGTTAGATGTTTTTGCAGCTTTTGGAAATCAGGCAGCACAGAAAAATTTGGTGGAAGTATATGACGAAAAAAATAACTGGAAAGAATATATGCCAAGACTAGAAGGCTTACAAGCCAAACTCAAAGATTATAATGAATGGGACGAAGCTGTTTATAATAAATGGATTTATACACTTTTAGGAAGTTTTGAGTATGATAAACGTACACCTGCTCATTTGAAAAGTGAAATGTGGGATTTGAAAACACTCAATACAAGCCTTGCTTCGTGGGCAGAACTCAAACACGATGCAATTCTGTATGCCGAACAACCTATGGCAGCAGAATGTGGTGGTGATGGACCTCCAAACCCTTATACAGTTGCTTATGTAGAACCAAATACCGTCTTTTGGAAGCGACTTTTGGAGCTTGTCGATTTGAACAAAAAACTTTTGCAAAAACACAATTTATTTAAGCCTTTTGAAGGTAAAACCACTCAAATGCGTGAGCAAATAGAATTTCTAGGTAAGATTTCTGAAAAGCAATTGGCAAGACAAAAAGTGACAGAGCAAGAATACAGAGAGTTAGAATATATAGGGGGAGCAGTCGAAATGTTTACCCTTTCTATTATTGATAATCAACTTTCCTACTTAGATAGTTGGGAAAATGTAACAGGAACTGACAAATCAATTGCTGTTGTGGCAGATATTTATACCAATAATGTGGATACTCAAAAAGCTGGAATTTTGCATGTAGGAGTAGGAAAAGTAAATGATATTTTTGTGATTGTAGAAATAGATGGTTATTTATACCTTACTCGTGGAGCAACTTTTGGTTATCATGAGTTTGTGAAAGACCCAAATACAAGATTAAATGATGAAGAATGGCAAAAGATTTTAGAAACAGATGAAAAACCAAGTCTTCCAAAGTTTTTGAATCCAATTTTATATAAAGGAGAACAGAAACCAAAATCAAATGAAAAGGTAATGTATAGTTCGGGTTGTTAA
- a CDS encoding IS110 family transposase, producing the protein MQTYQNFIGIDVSKEHLDIAILQEGEVVNHKRIENNLNAIQTYLFSFQDLYELEKSLFCMEHTGMYINWLVIALMEFNCAIWVENAIQIKRSMGVKKLKNDKADAENIGAYAFRFQDKANLYIPPTQELETLKTLQTLRKKLVTHRQELETYVGEQSQFSKASIQQLLEESSKTTLEHFSLRIEEIEKQMHQIIQEDAELKELYRLTTSVVGVGKVTAIQLLVATDGFTKFDTAKQLASYCGVVPFENSSGKFKGRARVSKMANKTLKTALHMCALSAMKVEGEMREYYLRKVAEGKNKMSVINALRNKIIQRIFACVKNKTLYDRNGINFNNFSKG; encoded by the coding sequence ATGCAAACTTACCAAAATTTTATAGGCATTGATGTGAGCAAAGAACATTTAGATATTGCTATTCTTCAAGAAGGAGAAGTAGTAAATCATAAACGCATTGAGAACAATTTGAACGCAATACAGACCTATCTTTTTTCTTTTCAAGACCTTTATGAGCTAGAGAAAAGTTTGTTTTGTATGGAACATACAGGAATGTATATCAACTGGCTTGTCATTGCTTTGATGGAATTTAATTGTGCCATTTGGGTAGAAAATGCCATTCAAATTAAACGTTCTATGGGTGTCAAAAAGCTTAAAAATGACAAAGCTGATGCTGAAAATATCGGAGCTTATGCCTTTCGTTTTCAAGACAAAGCGAACTTATATATTCCTCCTACTCAAGAACTAGAAACCCTAAAAACCTTGCAGACACTACGAAAAAAGCTAGTTACTCACAGACAGGAGCTAGAAACTTACGTTGGTGAGCAGAGCCAATTTAGCAAAGCGTCTATTCAGCAGCTTCTAGAGGAAAGCTCTAAAACAACGTTGGAACACTTTAGCCTTCGCATAGAAGAAATAGAAAAGCAGATGCATCAAATTATTCAAGAGGATGCTGAATTGAAAGAACTCTATCGGCTCACCACTTCTGTAGTAGGTGTTGGAAAAGTAACAGCGATTCAGTTACTGGTAGCTACTGATGGTTTTACCAAATTTGATACTGCCAAACAACTCGCTTCTTATTGTGGTGTTGTGCCTTTTGAAAACTCTTCTGGGAAATTTAAAGGCAGGGCAAGAGTATCAAAAATGGCTAATAAAACCCTCAAAACAGCCTTGCACATGTGCGCTTTATCTGCTATGAAAGTAGAGGGGGAGATGAGAGAGTATTACCTAAGAAAAGTAGCAGAAGGCAAGAATAAAATGAGTGTTATTAATGCCTTACGAAATAAAATTATACAACGCATTTTTGCCTGTGTAAAAAACAAAACGCTATATGATAGAAACGGAATAAATTTTAACAATTTTTCTAAAGGATAG
- a CDS encoding MFS transporter → MKNKSFILFLLAAANFTHIMDIMIIMPLSDRLMKLFEIVPQEYALLVSAYSSCAFIAGLLGAVYLDKFDRRAAFLFVYACFGMATFACSFVPNFYFFLIFRGIAGFFGGVIGALVLAIASDLFVAEERGKAVGIIMMAFSVASVIGVPTGLYLAITFDWHAPFQLLGILSFIIWIISFKYIPSLRSHIDAKNKADLGNGHKETRKEALLEILNSRNARLALLLTFTLVLGQFMLIPFITPYMIRNIGFSEEQITLIYFIGGGFTIFTAPLVGRYVDRFGPRKMFNIILPISFIAVILLTHLTDIPVWVALCVTTFFFVFGSGRMVPAQTQLTMAIPSKRRASFMSLNSSVQQLGSALASIIGGYIVIESASETKELIHYNWVGIIAVCIGSITLIIFPLIKSVKD, encoded by the coding sequence TTGAAAAATAAATCCTTTATACTCTTTTTGCTGGCTGCTGCCAATTTCACTCACATCATGGACATCATGATAATTATGCCATTGAGTGATCGTCTCATGAAACTTTTTGAAATTGTTCCTCAAGAATATGCCCTTTTGGTTTCTGCTTACTCTTCTTGTGCTTTTATTGCTGGGCTTTTAGGAGCTGTTTATTTAGATAAGTTTGATAGAAGAGCAGCTTTTTTGTTTGTATACGCTTGTTTTGGAATGGCTACTTTTGCGTGTTCGTTTGTTCCTAATTTTTATTTTTTCTTGATTTTTAGAGGAATAGCAGGTTTTTTTGGTGGTGTAATTGGTGCATTGGTTTTAGCTATAGCTAGTGATTTGTTTGTAGCTGAAGAAAGAGGAAAAGCTGTAGGAATAATTATGATGGCTTTTTCGGTAGCCTCTGTTATTGGAGTTCCGACAGGTTTGTATTTAGCTATAACATTTGATTGGCATGCGCCTTTTCAGCTTTTAGGTATTTTGAGTTTTATTATTTGGATTATTTCTTTCAAATACATTCCTTCTTTACGTTCTCATATAGATGCTAAAAACAAAGCTGATTTGGGAAATGGACACAAAGAAACAAGAAAAGAAGCTCTATTAGAAATCTTAAATTCTAGAAATGCTCGTTTGGCTTTGCTTCTAACTTTTACGCTTGTGCTTGGGCAGTTTATGTTGATTCCTTTCATTACTCCCTATATGATTCGTAATATTGGTTTTTCAGAAGAACAAATCACACTTATTTATTTTATTGGAGGAGGTTTTACTATTTTTACAGCTCCTTTAGTTGGGCGTTATGTTGATCGTTTTGGCCCTAGAAAAATGTTTAATATTATCCTTCCTATTTCTTTCATTGCTGTTATTTTGCTTACTCATTTGACTGATATTCCTGTTTGGGTTGCTCTCTGTGTAACAACTTTCTTTTTTGTTTTTGGAAGTGGACGTATGGTACCTGCTCAAACGCAGCTTACTATGGCAATTCCGTCCAAACGAAGAGCCAGTTTTATGAGTTTAAATTCTTCTGTTCAACAGCTTGGTTCTGCTTTAGCGTCTATTATCGGTGGTTATATTGTTATTGAATCGGCTAGTGAGACAAAAGAATTAATTCACTACAATTGGGTCGGAATTATAGCAGTTTGTATTGGCTCAATTACTTTGATTATTTTTCCTTTGATAAAATCAGTTAAGGATTAA